Below is a window of Janthinobacterium lividum DNA.
CGACCACGGTGATCGCGGGCGCCCTGCTGATGCTGTGCCGCTGGTGGTTTAACCGGGAATCGGTGCTATTCCGTAATTGATAGTCACGCGGCGCGCCAGCCGGGCAAAACAGCCCCCAATATGGCGCGCCGCCCACCCCGCCCATCTGCACTCTGGACACACGAAAATGCCGTGTATCGCATGCAACTGCCCAGTACGTCTTAAATTCAATACAATGCCAGCATAGAGTAGCCCTGTAGCATCGGGCAACAACGCATGAATTAGGAGTTGTATGGAATTGCAGATTCGCAAATTGTCGAAGACCTACGCGAATGGCGTGGTGGCGCTGGATAACGTGTCGCTGACGATACCGCCAGGGATGTTCGGCTTGCTGGGCCCGAATGGCGCCGGCAAGTCGACCCTGATGCGCACCCTGGCCACCTTGCAGGAATGCGATTCCGGCTCCATCTTCTTCGGCGACTACGACGTGCTCGACGACAAGGACGAGATCCGCCGCATGCTGGGCTACCTGCCGCAAGACTTCGGCCTGTACCCGAAAGTGACGGCCTACGAGCTGCTCGACCACTTCGCCACCTTGAAAGGCTTGTCGCAATGGGCGCGCCGGCGCGAGGTCGTCGATGGTCTGTTGCAGCAAACCAACCTATTCGACGTGCGCCACCAGCGCCTGGGCGGTTTTTCCGGCGGCATGCGCCAGCGCTTCGGCATCGCGCAAGCCCTGCTGGGCGACCCGAAACTGATCATTGTCGACGAGCCGACGGCCGGCCTCGACCCGCAGGAGCGCGTGCGCTTCCATAATCTGCTGTCCGACATCGGTGAAGACAAGACGGTGATCCTGTCGACCCACATCGTGTCCGACGTGGCCGACCTGTGCGCCAACATGGCCATCATCAACAAGGGCCATTTGCTACTGTGCGGCAAGACCCAGGAATTGATTGACGAAGTCAGCTGCAAGATCTGGGCGCGTTTTGTCGACAAGAAAGAGCTGGCCAGCTTCCAACAGCGCCACGCCGTCATTTCCACGCGCTTGCTGTCGGGCCGCACCTTGATCCACGTCTACAGCGACGACGACCCGGGCGATGGCTTCGAGGAAGCCATCGGCGACCTGGAAGACCTGTATTTCGCCACCATTGCCGGGCGCCACCGCGTCGCCCCGCAATGCGACTAAGGGGCGCCCATGTTTGCCATCGCCCGCTTTGAAGCGCGACAGCGGCTCAAGCTGCTGTCTACCTGGGTGTATTTCCTCATGTTTTTGGCGCTGGCCATGCTGTGGATGGCTGCCGCCGGCGGCGTCTTCAAGGAAGCGAGCATCAGTTTCGGCGGCAAGTTCCTGATCAACGCACCACGCTCGCTGGCGTTTACCTGCAGCCTGCTGGGCTGCTTCGGCGCCGTGGTAGTGGCCGCCATGATGGGCCGCTCGGTGCAGCAGGATTTCGAATACGGCATGCAGCATTTCTTCTTCAGCGCGCCGATCAAAAAATACCAGTACGTGTTCGGCCGCTTCCTGGGCGCCTATCTGGTGCTGGCGGTGGTGTTTTCCAGCATCGTCATCGGTGCCTGGCTGGGCGCCTGGCTGCCCGGCATCGATCCGGAACGGCTGGGGCCGCAACGGGCGCTGGCCTACCTGATGCCGTATGTGTTTACCCTGCTGCCCAACCTGTTCATCTTTGGCGCCATCTTCTTCGTCATCGCGGCCCTGACGCGGCGCATGCTGCCCGTGTACATCAGCTCAGTAGTCATGCTGATCGGCTACCTGGTGGCCCCGTCGCTGGCGCGCGACCTCGATTACAAAACCCTGGCTGCCCTGATCGACCCCTTCGGCACCACGGCGCTGATACGCCTGACGGAATACTGGCCGAATGCGGAGCGCAATACGCGTCTGGTGACGTTAGAGGGCGTGTACCTGCTGAACCGCGTCATTTGGTC
It encodes the following:
- a CDS encoding ABC transporter ATP-binding protein, which encodes MELQIRKLSKTYANGVVALDNVSLTIPPGMFGLLGPNGAGKSTLMRTLATLQECDSGSIFFGDYDVLDDKDEIRRMLGYLPQDFGLYPKVTAYELLDHFATLKGLSQWARRREVVDGLLQQTNLFDVRHQRLGGFSGGMRQRFGIAQALLGDPKLIIVDEPTAGLDPQERVRFHNLLSDIGEDKTVILSTHIVSDVADLCANMAIINKGHLLLCGKTQELIDEVSCKIWARFVDKKELASFQQRHAVISTRLLSGRTLIHVYSDDDPGDGFEEAIGDLEDLYFATIAGRHRVAPQCD